Proteins from a single region of Anastrepha ludens isolate Willacy chromosome 5, idAnaLude1.1, whole genome shotgun sequence:
- the LOC128864371 gene encoding SPRY domain-containing SOCS box protein 3 has translation MASDEDNNSLNSSPKRATTLAAASAAAAASAHTSSTSTPNSANGTANVATGGVTSAQMLRRKKVMPLEHGCEDNWTWSKLYRSKEIVLSGANNRTVHFHPNWSKGTAGVQGKRPLNNGRFYWELHVSQRVFGTSIMFGIGTKQARLHANSFRNMLGENEHGWGLSHKGVLWHKGVALLYTKRFKENHPTVIGVLFDGIEGTLTYYKDGKCLGVAFRGLDKIKVPLYPIVCSTAAKTEMTLKCTRRDFVNLQDRCRAEIIKHVKTREDLVKLKLPPLITQYLSEVVNDVAPLRQVDNYDILCDF, from the exons ATGGCTTCGGATGAAGACAACAATTCGTTAAACTCATCACCAAAACGGGCCACAACACTTgcagcagcatcagcagcagcagcagcatcagcgCATACTTCTTCGACCTCGACCCCAAACTCAGCAAACGGCACGGCAAACGTCGCAACCGGAGGCGTTACATCTGCTCAAATGTTACGGCGAAAGAAAGTCATGCCATTGGAACATGGTTGTGAAGACAATTGGACTTGGAGTAAACTGTATCGTTCCAAGGAGATTGTTTTAAGCGGTGCCAACAATCGCACAGTGCATTTTCATCCCAACTGGAGTAAAGGTACAGCGGGTGTTCAGGGCAAGCGGCCGTTGAATAATGGGCGATTCTATTGGGAACTGCATGTGTCGCAGCGTGTTTTCGGTACAAGCATTATGTTCGGTATTGGCACAAAACAGGCGC GTCTGCACGCCAACTCCTTTCGCAACATGTTGGGCGAGAACGAACACGGTTGGGGTCTATCGCACAAAGGTGTACTGTGGCACAAAGGTGTAGCGTTGCTTTACACCAAACGTTTCAAAGAGAATCATCCCACTGTCATTGGCGTACTCTTCGATGGCATTGAAGGCACGCTCACCTATTATAAAGATGGCAAATGCTTGGGTGTAGCTTTTAGAGGATTGGATAAG ATCAAAGTGCCGCTCTATCCGATAGTCTGTTCGACAGCTGCTAAAACCGAAATGACGCTAAAATGTACGCGACGTGATTTCGTAAATCTGCAAGATCGTTGTCGTGCCGAAATAATCAAACATGTGAAGACGAGAGAAGATTTGGTGAAATTAAAATTGCCGCCCCTCATCACGCAATATCTGAGTGAGGTGGTGAATGATGTGGCGCCGTTGCGGCAAGTTGACAACTATGACATTTTATGCGACTTTTAG